Proteins encoded together in one Dermacentor variabilis isolate Ectoservices chromosome 2, ASM5094787v1, whole genome shotgun sequence window:
- the LOC142570444 gene encoding uncharacterized protein LOC142570444, which produces MTIHYDGFLLETPGCSLPLYNPHHWIVRRYFVEEAPYEAVCASRNLTVFVQDFDRFSLDARALRRGYNVSEVDIRCFYREVFRDENARVPDTSITLGPFVPLPLGRPVEAQYMQISCKTNGSLLFEDYFFVPRPKKRNGSFPGPTSKYATSSRNMNSSMNILILGVDSTSRMNFHRHLERTRKFLNEELSSFEYLAFNKVGDNTFPNLISLLTGLAGPEAESLIARSETVEGLPFVWNLYKSRGYTTLFLEEMPHYGLLTYPNFSGFARAPADYYSTSILRLMDDIYTDKRYCMGSRLKTKALIDYVGQVLKINRHEPMFSFVWLGYLTHDHLNGLKLMDGILEAFLRELSVHGVLENTALFFVSDHGPRIGPFRMGEIGRFEDKNPICILALPKRFLSEHPEAAVQLEVNQRRLVTHYDVHATLVALSSLPVLGNGSTNKGLSLTGRIPPERTCADAFVPPEFCACFGASRNLGNEQVTLSFARYAVSYINALAELHFPGRCVVYELDSVNESSVLGGHVAGKVLLRVSITTRPTAHFEVYGALRGESNSQENHVDFLQRLDWYRNQTECLPESRWQKVCTCRPQPLNAGKSAH; this is translated from the coding sequence ATGACGATTCACTACGATGGATTCCTGCTGGAGACTCCCGGGTGTTCGCTGCCCCTGTACAACCCTCACCACTGGATAGTCCGGCGGTATTTCGTCGAGGAGGCCCCGTACGAAGCCGTGTGTGCGAGCCGCAACCTCACTGTCTTCGTCCAGGACTTCGACAGGTTTTCGTTAGACGCCAGGGCCCTTCGTCGCGGCTACAACGTCTCGGAAGTGGACATCCGCTGCTTCTACCGAGAGGTGTTCAGGGATGAAAACGCGAGAGTTCCTGACACATCGATCACGCTCGGTCCTTTTGTGCCGCTGCCTCTAGGGAGGCCAGTAGAAGCACAGTACATGCAGATCTCTTGCAAGACGAACGGAAGCCTACTTTTCGAAGACTACTTCTTCGTACCTCGACCGAAGAAGCGCAACGGGTCCTTCCCTGGTCCCACGTCGAAATATGCTACTTCCTCACGGAACATGAACAGTTCCATGAACATCCTCATACTGGGCGTGGACTCGACATCGCGAATGAACTTCCACCGTCATTTGGAACGAACGCGCAAGTTCCTGAATGAAGAGCTGAGCAGTTTCGAATATCTCGCGTTCAACAAGGTCGGAGACAACACTTTCCCAAACCTGATTTCTCTGCTCACCGGGCTGGCTGGCCCTGAAGCAGAGAGCCTTATTGCTCGCTCCGAGACGGTCGAGGGGCTTCCGTTCGTCTGGAATTTGTACAAGAGCAGAGGCTACACCACACTGTTCCTCGAGGAAATGCCTCACTACGGCCTCCTGACATACCCGAACTTCTCTGGGTTCGCGCGCGCGCCTGCAGACTACTATTCCACGTCTATACTGCGGCTAATGGATGATATATATACCGATAAGCGCTACTGCATGGGATCCCGATTAAAGACGAAGGCGCTCATCGATTACGTCGGCCAGGTGCTGAAGATCAACCGGCACGAGCCGATGTTCTCGTTCGTGTGGCTTGGCTATCTCACTCACGACCACTTAAACGGGCTGAAGCTCATGGACGGAATACTCGAGGCCTTTCTCCGAGAACTCTCCGTGCACGGCGTGCTCGAGAACACGGCACTGTTTTTCGTGAGCGACCACGGCCCTCGCATTGGCCCGTTCAGGATGGGCGAGATCGGTCGCTTTGAAGACAAGAACCCGATATGCATACTGGCGCTTCCCAAACGCTTCCTGTCAGAGCACCCGGAAGCCGCTGTGCAGCTGGAGGTTAACCAGCGTCGTCTGGTCACGCATTACGACGTGCACGCCACGTTGGTGGCGCTGTCCAGTCTCCCGGTTCTCGGGAACGGTTCCACGAACAAGGGGCTGAGCCTCACGGGCCGAATACCGCCCGAGAGAACATGCGCGGACGCCTTCGTGCCGCCGGAATTCTGCGCGTGTTTCGGAGCCAGCCGCAACCTCGGGAACGAGCAAGTGACCTTGTCGTTCGCCCGCTACGCCGTGTCTTACATCAACGCCCTCGCGGAACTGCACTTTCCCGGCCGGTGTGTCGTGTACGAGCTCGACAGCGTCAACGAATCGTCGGTGCTCGGAGGTCACGTGGCAGGCAAGGTGTTGCTCCGCGTCTCGATAACCACGAGGCCGACTGCCCACTTCGAGGTGTACGGAGCGCTGCGCGGCGAGTCGAACTCGCAGGAGAACCACGTGGACTTTCTTCAGAGACTGGACTGGTATAGAAACCAGACCGAGTGCCTGCCAGAGAGCAGGTGGCAGAAGGTTTGCACTTGCAGACCGCAGCCACTGAATGCAGGTAAATCTGCGCACTGA